A genomic segment from Clostridia bacterium encodes:
- the plsX gene encoding phosphate acyltransferase PlsX: MPTTIAVDAMGSDRAPKPEIEGAILAARHCDVRVLLVGREDVIRAEMAHHPSGRHLPIDIVHSSEVIGMHEKAAQAVRSKRDSSMRVGLRLVREGKADGFVSAGNTGAAMATAKMVLGALPGVDRPALAAVFPTAAGTAAILLDVGANVDCKPSNLQQFAIMGEIYFRSIFAGRFAHSAQPRVGLLSIGEEESKGNDLTREAFKLLKDLPLNFIGNVEGRDLYNGNVDVIVCDGFVGNVALKISEGLVETVRAIIKESLQATITRQVGYLLARKAFEDFKKRLDYSEYGGAPLLGLKGVAIVSHGSSNANAMKNAIRVAAEFANTRLNRKIEQQIQAAEASLANHSNATTPVAEPR; this comes from the coding sequence ATGCCGACTACCATAGCGGTTGACGCAATGGGCTCGGATCGCGCGCCCAAACCTGAAATTGAAGGTGCGATCCTCGCCGCTCGTCATTGCGATGTCCGGGTTCTGCTGGTTGGCCGCGAGGATGTGATTCGTGCCGAAATGGCGCATCACCCCTCTGGCCGCCACTTACCCATCGACATCGTTCATTCGAGCGAAGTAATCGGCATGCACGAAAAAGCTGCGCAGGCAGTACGCTCCAAGCGTGACTCCTCCATGCGCGTTGGCCTGCGACTGGTCCGCGAAGGCAAGGCCGACGGATTTGTCAGTGCCGGGAATACCGGCGCGGCCATGGCGACGGCCAAAATGGTATTGGGCGCGCTGCCGGGCGTTGACCGTCCTGCGCTCGCCGCCGTGTTTCCCACCGCAGCCGGAACCGCCGCCATCCTTCTCGATGTCGGCGCAAACGTGGACTGCAAGCCTTCCAACCTCCAGCAGTTTGCCATCATGGGCGAGATTTACTTCCGCAGCATCTTTGCCGGACGCTTTGCCCACTCAGCGCAGCCGCGCGTCGGCCTGCTCTCAATCGGCGAAGAAGAGAGCAAGGGAAACGATCTCACTCGCGAGGCTTTCAAGCTGCTGAAAGATCTGCCACTCAATTTCATCGGAAACGTTGAAGGCCGCGACCTCTATAACGGCAACGTAGACGTCATCGTCTGCGATGGCTTCGTCGGCAACGTCGCCCTGAAGATCTCAGAGGGCCTTGTGGAAACCGTTCGCGCCATCATCAAGGAATCCCTCCAGGCCACCATCACCCGCCAGGTCGGATACCTGCTCGCACGCAAAGCATTTGAGGATTTCAAGAAGCGCCTCGACTACTCCGAATACGGCGGAGCACCCCTGTTAGGGCTCAAAGGCGTTGCAATCGTCAGCCACGGCTCATCTAACGCGAACGCCATGAAGAACGCCATCCGCGTCGCCGCCGAATTTGCCAATACGCGCCTCAATCGCAAAATCGAGCAGCAGATCCAGGCCGCAGAAGCCTCCCTCGCGAACCACAGCAACGCAACGACCCCGGTCGCCGAACCCCGCTAA